One part of the Spiroplasma turonicum genome encodes these proteins:
- the uppS gene encoding polyprenyl diphosphate synthase: protein MVNITNIKHIALILDGNGRWAKKFHRPRTYGHRVGMQNIWPTLLAIKKQNIKHASFYCFSTENWNRPKSEVEFLIKFPLKLFNKNKQNDYIKNNIKVIWMGLRNRVPKETRDAIEEIESKTKDCNGLIFNICLDYGSHEEIESSIRKVFDYYIKNNIDLNKFKIEDLFKNLYSKDSPPIDLLIRTSGEQRLSNFMLLQAAYAELYFTKKHWPEFRESDLKSAIEEYNKRDRRFGEIKNAK, encoded by the coding sequence GTGGTAAATATTACAAATATAAAACATATTGCTCTAATACTTGATGGAAATGGAAGATGAGCAAAAAAATTTCATAGACCTAGAACATACGGTCATAGAGTTGGTATGCAGAACATTTGACCAACACTTTTAGCAATAAAGAAGCAGAACATTAAACATGCTTCTTTTTATTGTTTTTCTACAGAAAATTGAAATCGACCTAAAAGTGAAGTTGAGTTTTTAATTAAGTTTCCATTAAAATTATTTAATAAAAATAAACAAAATGATTATATAAAAAATAATATCAAAGTTATATGGATGGGATTAAGAAATAGAGTTCCTAAAGAAACAAGAGATGCTATTGAAGAAATTGAGTCAAAGACTAAAGATTGTAATGGTTTAATATTTAATATTTGTTTAGATTATGGCTCACATGAAGAAATAGAATCTTCGATTAGAAAAGTTTTTGACTATTATATTAAAAATAATATTGATTTAAATAAATTTAAAATTGAAGATTTATTTAAAAATCTTTATTCAAAAGACTCTCCACCTATCGATTTATTAATTAGAACAAGCGGAGAACAAAGATTAAGTAATTTCATGTTATTACAAGCTGCCTATGCAGAACTCTATTTTACTAAAAAACATTGACCAGAATTCAGGGAGAGCGATTTAAAGTCGGCAATAGAAGAATACAATAAAAGAGATAGAAGGTTTGGAGAAATTAAAAATGCAAAATAA
- the dxr gene encoding 1-deoxy-D-xylulose-5-phosphate reductoisomerase, producing MKKIVLFGASGSIGTQSLEILKDLKDKYELVGIAVGERVDLVKSIIESFPTIKIVYSKIKINDLQSIYKDVIFTSEDILDVLNITKANIVINALSGIFGLNITIESIKKNLIILNANKESIVVAGNLINKLLLKYPNAKLYPIDSEHCAIFQCLESINPSKIILTASGGPFRDYTLEETKKVTIKDALNHPNWSMGNKISIDSATMFNKALEIIEAYHLFKTDNIDVVIHKESYVHSMVMFEDNSIKAQLSIPDMKQVINYFLNYPKRVSYKNKKDFDWINGFGMSFKLIDTNRFLPIKMAYECLNKGNSKSISLNAANEICVDLFLQEKIRFNEITTFVKKIFDNTIDVEFDTIDDIYNFDNDIRIKTLKLIGV from the coding sequence ATGAAAAAGATTGTTTTATTTGGAGCAAGTGGAAGTATTGGAACACAATCTTTAGAAATTTTAAAAGATTTAAAAGATAAATACGAGTTAGTAGGTATAGCAGTTGGAGAAAGAGTTGACCTTGTAAAATCTATAATTGAATCTTTTCCAACTATTAAAATAGTTTATTCAAAAATAAAAATTAATGATTTACAATCTATATATAAAGATGTAATTTTTACAAGTGAAGATATATTAGATGTTTTAAATATCACAAAAGCAAATATTGTTATTAATGCTTTAAGTGGCATTTTTGGTTTAAATATAACAATTGAATCTATTAAAAAAAATTTAATTATATTAAATGCTAATAAAGAATCAATTGTTGTAGCAGGTAACCTTATAAATAAATTATTATTAAAATATCCAAATGCAAAGTTGTACCCAATTGATTCAGAACATTGTGCGATATTTCAATGTTTGGAAAGCATAAATCCTAGTAAAATAATATTGACTGCATCTGGTGGTCCATTTAGAGATTATACGCTTGAAGAAACTAAAAAAGTAACTATTAAAGATGCTCTAAATCACCCAAATTGATCAATGGGTAACAAAATATCAATTGACAGTGCAACTATGTTTAATAAAGCATTAGAAATTATTGAAGCTTATCATTTATTTAAAACTGATAACATTGATGTTGTTATTCACAAAGAATCTTATGTTCATTCTATGGTTATGTTTGAAGATAATAGCATAAAAGCACAACTATCTATACCAGATATGAAGCAAGTAATTAATTATTTTCTTAATTATCCAAAAAGAGTTTCATATAAAAATAAAAAAGATTTTGATTGAATTAATGGTTTTGGTATGAGTTTTAAATTAATTGACACAAATAGGTTTTTACCAATAAAAATGGCATATGAATGTTTAAATAAGGGAAATTCCAAATCTATTTCGCTAAATGCTGCAAATGAAATATGTGTAGATCTTTTTCTTCAAGAAAAAATAAGGTTTAATGAAATAACAACTTTTGTCAAAAAAATTTTCGATAATACTATTGATGTTGAATTTGATACAATTGATGATATATATAATTTTGATAATGATATAAGAATAAAAACATTAAAATTAATAGGGGTTTAG
- a CDS encoding PolC-type DNA polymerase III, whose amino-acid sequence MTKEIFFKKINVNFTDDELKHLKSCSIDKKISVNTTDKTLKVTFCIDDFLDVKFLKTFEDKIDSCKNYNIKFSFIVNNKKYNKETIWSYISYIKENKAEYKNGAINSLDFKSIEFIEEECKVIFIVSCSVEKELILEHIDYYKNKLIKYGFSSLNLEIKVLENHVEILEEINNEYESIVVNNENKKTNTNIKPQVKTKFKSNNLVLDKPDYKTLLDLEENSQNITIHGQVISKDVRKSKANRNIYNISITDKTSSINCIFFQKNDEPTYFDNLNESNQKYLEDYKEELINVNDWVSFNGNYSYSPYDKSYIFYINKYKKIPSKEMMRKDDADKKRVELHVHTKMSVMDGVSSIKDYLSAANSFGWNAIAVTDHLNVQSFPEAYNALKSINKGKNNSLKLIYGSELNLLNEDFWIVKHPKNQDLRKAKFVVFDLETTGLSPEYDEIIEFGANVYDYDDGTSKRHDILIKPSKPISKFTTELTNITNEMLSDKNNIEVEFKNILNIIEDGILIAHNANFDFNFLQSWAKKLGYDSLSNTVIDTLTLSRVLKPELKNHRLGSVAKAFGIIYDEKNAHRADYDAEVLTNVYEHMWTVAKKNQSIDFDIDWNKFIPLDNYKNEHYKRIKGYHVNVLAKNQEGLKDLYKLISYSHVKNFLNSPKIFKSVLLEYKNKNNILVGSSCQNSEVFDLARTGTDEMLEESIKFYDYIEVQPINVYKKFLLTNDLDIETLKKIIMKIINISRKNNIKVIASSDAHYVNPEDKIIRDIYINTKGLGGVYHPLYDFKQRVTSNPDQHLRTTDEMLNEFNWLDKDLAYEIVVTNSNFIADLVEPDIKPLKEGLYTPKIDNAEKLLKDECFKNAKKIYGENLPSIVLNRLNKELDSITKHGFSVIYWISHLLVKKSNDDGYLVGSRGSVGSSLVATLSNITEVNPLRAHYICKKCKYSNFEVDQKYKCGFDLPKEACPNCGEYLIGDGHDIPFETFLGFDGDKIPDIDLNFSGEYQGTAHNFIKDLFGKENVFRAGTISTVAEKTAYGYVLGHFEKSNIPTDTVRKAEVNRLASLATGVKRTTGQHPGGIIILPKEFEIEDFTPVNFPADDYTSDWLTTHFDFHSIHDNLLKMDVLGHVDPTALRMLKDLTNVDPINIPVNDEKVYTLFSNLSALNISSSDINGETTGALGLPEFGTQFVRGMLKETQPKTFADLVQISGLSHGTDVYLGNAQTLIQNNIADISSVIGCRDEIMVYLMSMGLDDSVSFKIMEDVRKGKGLNKDYIEIMRKNNVPEWYINSCQKIKYMFPKAHATAYVLMAYRVAYYKIYFPEEYYATWFSTRADFFDIETALSDKETVLRKINEIKSKQNNKEPVSAKEAGLLPVYEVILEMFARKISFKNIDFNISEATTFKIKSIDGVKYIYPSFNVIDSLGETVAKSIVNARNEKQIITIDDLKKRTQVTQTQIEIFKKLDILSSLKDDNQISFDF is encoded by the coding sequence ATGACAAAAGAGATTTTTTTTAAAAAAATAAATGTTAATTTTACTGATGATGAACTAAAACATTTAAAAAGTTGTTCAATAGATAAAAAAATTAGCGTTAATACAACTGATAAAACTTTAAAAGTAACTTTTTGTATTGATGATTTTTTAGATGTTAAGTTCTTAAAAACTTTTGAAGATAAAATTGATTCATGCAAAAATTATAATATTAAGTTTTCATTTATAGTAAATAATAAAAAATATAATAAAGAAACTATTTGAAGTTACATATCTTATATTAAAGAAAATAAAGCCGAATATAAGAACGGTGCAATTAATTCTTTAGATTTTAAGTCTATTGAATTCATAGAAGAAGAATGTAAAGTTATTTTTATAGTTTCATGTTCTGTTGAAAAAGAATTAATATTAGAACATATTGATTATTATAAGAATAAACTTATAAAATATGGATTCAGCTCTCTTAATTTAGAAATTAAAGTTCTTGAAAATCATGTTGAAATTCTTGAAGAAATTAATAATGAATATGAAAGTATAGTTGTTAACAATGAAAATAAAAAAACTAATACAAATATAAAACCACAAGTTAAAACAAAATTTAAATCTAACAATTTAGTTTTAGATAAACCTGATTACAAAACTTTATTAGATTTAGAAGAGAACTCACAAAATATTACAATTCATGGACAAGTTATTTCAAAAGATGTTAGAAAAAGTAAGGCAAATAGAAACATATATAATATATCAATAACTGATAAGACATCTTCTATTAATTGTATATTTTTCCAAAAAAACGATGAGCCAACTTATTTTGATAATTTAAATGAATCAAATCAAAAGTATTTGGAAGACTATAAAGAAGAATTAATTAATGTTAATGACTGAGTATCATTTAATGGTAATTATAGTTACTCTCCATATGACAAATCTTATATTTTTTATATTAATAAATATAAAAAGATACCATCAAAGGAAATGATGAGGAAAGATGATGCTGATAAAAAAAGAGTTGAATTACATGTTCACACAAAAATGTCAGTTATGGATGGTGTTAGTAGCATTAAAGATTATTTAAGCGCTGCTAATAGTTTCGGTTGAAATGCGATTGCTGTTACCGACCACTTAAACGTTCAATCTTTTCCAGAGGCTTACAATGCTTTAAAGAGTATAAATAAAGGTAAAAATAATTCTTTGAAATTGATTTACGGAAGTGAGTTAAACTTATTAAATGAAGACTTTTGAATAGTTAAACATCCTAAAAATCAGGATCTTAGAAAAGCAAAGTTTGTTGTATTTGACTTGGAAACCACTGGATTATCTCCAGAGTATGATGAAATAATTGAGTTTGGAGCTAATGTTTATGATTATGATGATGGAACTTCAAAAAGACATGATATATTAATTAAACCAAGCAAACCAATAAGTAAATTTACAACTGAATTAACAAATATAACAAATGAAATGCTAAGTGACAAAAATAATATTGAAGTTGAATTTAAAAATATTTTAAACATTATAGAAGATGGAATTTTAATTGCTCACAATGCAAATTTTGATTTCAACTTTTTACAATCTTGAGCTAAAAAATTAGGTTATGATTCATTATCTAATACAGTGATTGATACATTAACCTTATCAAGAGTATTAAAACCTGAATTAAAAAACCATAGATTAGGTTCTGTAGCAAAGGCTTTTGGAATTATTTATGATGAAAAAAATGCTCATAGAGCTGACTATGATGCAGAAGTACTAACCAATGTATATGAACATATGTGAACTGTTGCTAAAAAAAATCAAAGTATTGATTTCGATATTGATTGAAATAAATTTATTCCTTTAGACAATTATAAAAATGAACACTATAAAAGAATTAAAGGTTATCACGTAAATGTTCTTGCAAAGAATCAAGAGGGTTTAAAAGACTTATATAAATTAATATCTTACTCACATGTTAAGAATTTTTTAAATAGTCCAAAAATTTTTAAATCAGTTTTATTAGAATACAAAAATAAAAATAATATTTTAGTTGGGTCTAGTTGCCAAAACAGTGAAGTTTTTGACTTAGCAAGAACTGGCACTGATGAAATGTTAGAAGAGTCAATAAAATTTTATGATTACATTGAAGTTCAACCAATTAATGTTTATAAAAAATTTTTATTAACAAATGATCTTGATATTGAAACTTTAAAAAAAATAATTATGAAAATAATAAATATTTCTAGAAAGAATAATATTAAAGTTATCGCATCCAGTGATGCTCATTATGTAAACCCAGAAGACAAAATTATAAGAGACATTTATATTAATACAAAAGGTTTAGGGGGTGTTTATCATCCATTATATGATTTCAAACAAAGAGTTACAAGTAACCCTGACCAACATTTGCGAACAACTGATGAAATGTTAAATGAATTTAATTGATTAGATAAAGATTTAGCTTATGAAATAGTTGTTACAAATTCTAATTTTATTGCTGACTTAGTTGAACCTGATATAAAACCACTAAAAGAAGGTCTGTATACTCCAAAAATTGATAATGCAGAAAAATTGCTAAAAGACGAATGCTTTAAAAATGCAAAGAAAATTTATGGAGAAAATTTGCCAAGTATTGTATTGAATAGATTAAATAAAGAATTAGATTCTATAACTAAACATGGATTTTCAGTTATATATTGAATAAGTCATTTATTAGTAAAAAAATCTAACGATGATGGATATTTAGTTGGTAGTAGAGGTTCCGTAGGAAGTTCATTGGTAGCAACTTTATCTAATATAACTGAAGTTAACCCATTAAGAGCTCATTATATATGTAAAAAATGTAAGTATTCTAACTTTGAAGTGGATCAAAAATATAAATGTGGATTTGATTTACCAAAAGAAGCTTGCCCAAATTGTGGTGAGTATTTAATTGGTGATGGTCATGATATTCCTTTTGAAACGTTTTTAGGTTTTGATGGTGATAAAATTCCTGATATTGATCTAAATTTTTCTGGAGAGTATCAAGGAACAGCTCATAATTTTATTAAAGATTTATTTGGCAAAGAGAATGTATTCAGAGCTGGAACAATATCAACTGTCGCAGAAAAAACTGCTTATGGATATGTTTTAGGTCATTTTGAAAAAAGTAATATTCCAACAGATACGGTTAGAAAAGCTGAAGTTAATAGATTGGCCTCATTAGCTACAGGAGTAAAACGAACAACGGGCCAACACCCTGGAGGAATAATTATTTTACCAAAAGAATTCGAAATAGAAGATTTTACACCTGTTAACTTTCCAGCTGATGATTATACAAGTGATTGATTAACAACTCATTTTGATTTTCATTCAATACATGATAATTTACTTAAAATGGATGTTTTAGGGCATGTTGATCCAACTGCATTAAGAATGTTAAAAGATTTAACTAATGTTGATCCAATAAACATTCCAGTAAATGATGAAAAAGTTTACACTTTATTTTCAAATTTAAGTGCTTTAAATATTTCTTCTTCAGACATAAATGGTGAAACAACAGGTGCTTTGGGACTTCCTGAATTTGGTACCCAATTTGTTAGAGGAATGTTAAAAGAAACTCAACCTAAAACCTTTGCTGATTTAGTACAAATATCAGGGCTTAGTCATGGAACTGATGTTTATCTAGGAAATGCTCAAACATTAATTCAAAATAATATTGCAGATATTTCTTCAGTTATTGGTTGTAGAGATGAAATAATGGTTTATTTAATGTCTATGGGTCTTGATGATTCCGTGTCTTTTAAAATAATGGAAGATGTAAGAAAAGGAAAAGGTTTAAATAAAGATTATATTGAAATTATGCGAAAGAACAATGTTCCAGAATGATATATTAATAGCTGTCAAAAAATAAAGTACATGTTCCCAAAAGCACATGCCACTGCTTATGTTTTAATGGCATATAGGGTTGCATATTATAAAATATATTTCCCAGAAGAATATTATGCAACTTGATTCTCAACAAGAGCTGATTTCTTTGACATTGAAACAGCACTCAGCGATAAAGAAACTGTATTAAGAAAAATAAATGAGATTAAAAGCAAACAAAATAATAAAGAACCCGTTAGTGCTAAAGAAGCAGGATTATTACCTGTATATGAAGTAATTTTAGAAATGTTTGCAAGAAAAATTAGTTTCAAAAATATTGATTTTAATATATCAGAAGCCACAACCTTTAAAATTAAAAGTATTGATGGTGTAAAATATATTTATCCTTCTTTTAATGTAATTGATTCTTTAGGTGAAACTGTTGCAAAATCAATAGTTAATGCAAGGAATGAAAAACAAATTATAACAATTGATGATCTTAAGAAAAGAACACAAGTTACTCAAACACAAATAGAAATTTTTAAGAAGTTAGATATATTAAGTTCTCTAAAAGATGATAACCAAATATCATTTGACTTTTAA
- a CDS encoding ATP-binding cassette domain-containing protein — protein MNFIFQKQNNNYDCGVAVSCMLINYFTNNNISLEELKFKNNISNDMLTIYEIENILLEYGIEFVTYKCDPQELLNISYNKPLLISVLNENNQEHFILCLKKVKNKFLIADPAKKDLVWITETELIKIFRGYIGLSKKVKNIVFKSKSLFNWFIYLSNVKYLIINVLLLSIFLNLLILLNSNFLKIYINEINIKDSNYKNKFFMIFIFISILEIILLYFIKFVTNKIKLLVIESIFRDYLIRFKTISIENFKSLKREEWLKKSSYINDIADLIVSLSISLPIETLLFVLTLIILVQISPVILFMMILENFIVILISFFYNAILKRNYINLEEKSLKLSKKMLEFFESYEEIKYKNLEYKFNSDIIIESTNFYKSTKVVSDTKTKINLLNNLLSNFFYFVIFYTSFTLIVNGSFTVPELLFYTSISIYINSFFSTITSFISNIQCYKIANNGLLFLFEEKLQIKANNKVDKIEYIEVKTINKYISNKKCITNFNYKFTGNTLLYGRSGVGKTSILKLLTGHLENYDGDILINQTNIKDLDLKNYQNRVIYLGQYDFLFNGTVWANIQQFKNNIDINVFKAFNFYEILENNSIDVSKEIYENGTNLSKGQRQIINFISLFFTDKEIYLIDEPLSNVEKDTAYYLFKCFYEYKSNALIIMCDHDPIYKNFFPNRVEVTN, from the coding sequence ATGAATTTTATATTTCAAAAGCAAAATAATAATTATGATTGTGGAGTTGCAGTATCTTGTATGTTAATAAATTATTTTACAAATAATAATATCAGTTTAGAAGAACTTAAATTTAAAAATAATATCTCCAATGATATGCTAACTATTTATGAAATTGAAAATATTTTGTTAGAATATGGTATTGAATTTGTAACTTATAAATGTGATCCACAAGAGTTACTTAACATTAGTTACAACAAACCGCTCCTAATAAGTGTTTTAAATGAAAACAATCAAGAACATTTTATTTTATGTTTAAAAAAAGTAAAAAATAAATTCTTAATTGCTGACCCGGCAAAAAAAGATTTGGTTTGAATTACTGAAACTGAACTCATAAAAATATTTAGAGGCTATATTGGTTTATCTAAAAAAGTAAAAAATATTGTTTTTAAGTCTAAAAGTTTATTTAATTGGTTTATATATTTATCTAATGTAAAGTATTTAATAATTAACGTATTATTATTGTCAATTTTTCTAAACTTGTTGATATTACTGAACAGTAATTTTTTAAAAATATATATAAACGAAATAAATATAAAGGATAGTAATTATAAAAATAAATTTTTCATGATATTTATATTCATTAGTATATTGGAAATAATTTTACTTTACTTTATTAAATTTGTTACAAATAAGATAAAACTATTAGTTATAGAAAGTATTTTTAGAGATTATTTAATTAGATTTAAAACAATATCAATAGAAAATTTCAAATCTTTAAAAAGAGAAGAGTGATTAAAAAAATCTAGTTATATAAATGATATAGCAGACTTAATAGTATCACTCTCTATTTCCTTACCAATTGAGACACTATTATTTGTCTTGACATTAATTATATTGGTTCAAATTTCACCTGTTATTTTATTTATGATGATTTTAGAAAACTTTATAGTTATTTTAATTTCGTTTTTTTATAATGCTATTTTAAAAAGAAACTATATAAACTTAGAAGAAAAGTCATTAAAACTTTCAAAAAAAATGTTAGAGTTCTTTGAATCATATGAAGAAATAAAATATAAAAACTTAGAGTACAAATTTAACAGTGATATTATTATAGAATCAACTAACTTTTACAAAAGTACAAAAGTTGTATCAGATACTAAAACTAAAATTAATTTATTAAATAATTTATTAAGTAATTTTTTTTACTTTGTTATTTTTTATACTAGCTTTACATTGATTGTTAATGGTAGTTTCACTGTACCAGAGCTTTTATTTTATACCTCAATAAGTATTTATATAAATTCATTTTTTTCTACTATAACCTCTTTTATATCAAATATTCAATGTTATAAAATTGCAAATAACGGATTACTTTTTTTATTTGAAGAAAAACTACAAATTAAAGCTAATAACAAAGTTGACAAAATAGAATACATTGAAGTCAAAACAATTAACAAGTATATAAGTAATAAAAAATGTATAACTAACTTTAACTATAAATTTACTGGTAACACATTGTTATATGGTAGAAGTGGAGTTGGAAAGACTAGTATTTTGAAACTTTTAACAGGACATTTAGAGAATTATGATGGAGATATTTTAATTAACCAAACTAACATAAAAGATTTAGATTTAAAAAATTATCAAAACAGAGTTATTTATTTAGGTCAGTATGATTTTTTATTTAACGGTACTGTTTGAGCAAACATTCAACAATTTAAAAATAATATTGATATAAATGTTTTTAAAGCATTTAATTTTTATGAGATTTTAGAAAATAATTCTATAGATGTTTCAAAAGAAATTTATGAAAATGGAACAAATTTAAGTAAAGGTCAAAGGCAAATAATTAATTTTATAAGTTTATTTTTCACTGATAAAGAAATATATTTAATTGATGAACCTTTAAGTAATGTTGAAAAAGATACAGCATATTATTTATTTAAGTGTTTTTATGAATATAAATCCAACGCTTTAATTATTATGTGTGATCATGACCCAATATATAAAAACTTTTTCCCCAATAGAGTAGAGGTTACAAATTAG
- a CDS encoding phosphatidate cytidylyltransferase: MQNNDTNTTETIDEVGSNRFKSKSAISNFKKRIITSVILLVFLVLYISLGVIYTLLHNLNYIEVSAYICIAITIIILIISQYEINNATKFNKWYLQIIIIIFSILIFLYPVNFNLYKNFSFYSFLNLGSWLSSWQLPVIIIFFFLFVIIYTFFYDRSNLKGALINLTTSLVITFGLKAFILISLSTIEFNGKVIGRYSFNTIVWIWLMIILSDSFAYLGGMRWGKTKLAPKISPKKTWEGAVIGFSVSFAFGLIYSLLFYFCNTDNKPLFELMTFVGNKSKALEITLYCLFSMAFPIIGLYGDLLFSWIKRTFNIKDFSNLLPGHGGLLDRLDSILFSLFVMFILILVGSNAN; encoded by the coding sequence ATGCAAAATAATGATACTAATACAACTGAAACAATCGATGAGGTTGGCTCAAATAGATTTAAGTCAAAAAGTGCAATTTCCAATTTTAAAAAAAGAATTATAACGTCGGTTATTTTGTTAGTTTTTTTAGTTTTATACATTTCTTTGGGTGTTATTTACACATTATTGCATAATTTAAATTATATTGAAGTAAGTGCTTATATATGTATTGCAATTACAATAATAATTTTAATTATTTCACAATATGAAATTAATAATGCAACAAAATTTAATAAGTGATATTTGCAAATTATAATTATAATTTTTTCAATATTAATATTTTTATACCCAGTAAATTTTAACCTATATAAGAATTTTTCATTTTACTCTTTTTTAAATCTTGGTAGTTGGTTAAGTTCCTGGCAACTTCCAGTTATAATTATTTTTTTCTTTTTATTTGTTATTATTTACACATTTTTTTATGATAGAAGTAATTTAAAAGGAGCTTTAATAAATCTAACAACATCTTTAGTTATAACTTTTGGTTTAAAAGCATTTATACTAATATCATTATCAACTATAGAATTCAATGGTAAAGTAATCGGTAGATATTCATTTAACACAATTGTATGAATTTGATTAATGATTATATTAAGCGACTCGTTTGCATATCTTGGTGGTATGAGATGAGGTAAAACAAAGTTAGCACCAAAAATAAGTCCAAAAAAAACTTGAGAAGGTGCTGTTATTGGATTCTCAGTTTCATTTGCATTTGGACTAATATACTCTTTATTATTTTATTTTTGTAATACTGATAATAAACCTTTATTTGAGTTAATGACATTTGTAGGTAATAAATCAAAAGCTTTAGAAATTACATTATATTGTTTATTTTCAATGGCATTTCCTATAATTGGTCTTTATGGTGATTTATTATTCTCTTGAATAAAAAGAACTTTTAACATAAAAGATTTTTCAAATTTATTACCAGGTCATGGTGGTTTACTTGATAGATTGGATTCAATACTATTTTCATTATTTGTGATGTTTATATTAATACTTGTAGGAAGTAATGCTAACTAA
- a CDS encoding M50 family metallopeptidase — MSAGMIVLGVIVGIFTLLIIITIHELGHFIVAKISKAYVYEFSIGFGPKLFSIKTKETWVTFRAIPLGGYCSIASDKVDPPKGREKEVIPDERKLDYIARWKKMFFILAGPFINLIFALLLFTLIFAIVQHKKNDMTYFGATYDQDKYAAKAIYDNETNINYVGQEFVLWGFRLTSNERNGDNPIFDNICENINNDSCSDAINYKDNDKATSYSKTVYNFIDNLKKVEDSDTNVEISFSYKIVDKYTGVALHSDLKITKKTHYKKGDTVGISPPTRLYKTSSEAYGAGWVETFNSSVMFLKAIGNIFVGNFSGLAGPVGVAKQSAQVLNSAEDYFLFAASISANLFIFNLLFFPPLDGYRLIENFFEMITKKELSLKYKIIVNTIGFVVFLLLIIAVTIKDFIG; from the coding sequence ATGAGTGCAGGAATGATTGTATTAGGAGTTATAGTAGGTATATTTACATTATTAATTATTATAACAATTCATGAATTAGGACATTTTATTGTAGCAAAAATTTCAAAAGCTTATGTTTATGAGTTTTCAATTGGTTTTGGACCTAAACTTTTTTCTATTAAAACGAAAGAAACATGAGTAACTTTTAGAGCTATACCTTTAGGTGGATACTGTTCAATTGCATCAGACAAAGTTGATCCCCCAAAAGGTCGAGAGAAAGAAGTTATTCCAGATGAAAGAAAACTAGATTATATTGCAAGATGGAAAAAAATGTTCTTTATACTTGCAGGACCTTTTATAAATCTTATTTTTGCTTTACTTTTATTTACATTAATATTTGCAATTGTTCAACATAAAAAAAATGATATGACATATTTTGGTGCTACTTATGATCAAGATAAATATGCAGCAAAAGCAATATATGATAATGAAACAAATATAAATTATGTTGGACAAGAATTTGTATTATGGGGATTTAGATTAACTTCTAATGAAAGAAATGGTGATAATCCAATTTTTGATAATATTTGTGAAAATATAAACAATGATAGCTGTAGTGATGCTATTAATTATAAAGATAACGACAAAGCAACTTCATATTCTAAAACAGTCTATAATTTTATTGACAATTTAAAAAAAGTAGAAGATTCAGACACAAACGTAGAAATTTCATTTTCTTATAAAATTGTTGATAAATATACAGGAGTTGCTTTGCATTCTGATTTAAAAATAACTAAAAAAACCCATTACAAAAAAGGTGATACTGTAGGTATATCTCCACCAACTAGATTGTATAAAACTTCTTCTGAAGCATATGGAGCTGGTTGAGTAGAAACTTTTAACTCATCTGTTATGTTCTTAAAAGCAATTGGAAATATCTTTGTCGGTAATTTCAGTGGTTTAGCAGGACCGGTTGGAGTAGCCAAACAATCTGCACAAGTATTAAACTCTGCAGAGGATTATTTTTTATTTGCAGCATCAATTTCTGCAAACTTATTTATATTTAATTTATTATTCTTCCCACCATTAGATGGATATAGATTAATTGAAAATTTCTTTGAAATGATAACAAAAAAAGAATTATCATTAAAATATAAAATAATTGTAAATACAATTGGTTTTGTAGTATTTTTATTATTGATTATCGCTGTAACAATAAAAGATTTTATTGGATAG